One Echeneis naucrates chromosome 4, fEcheNa1.1, whole genome shotgun sequence genomic window, TTTGTTTCATTATTGCAACCAGGGGACATTTTCGCCATTctgaacagtttgtttttctttttaatttggctCCTCATGTGTTTGCCTTGTCATACATCTCAACAGGTAGGGGCTGCGACTGGCCATTGGATGcaccttttatttttagttaaatTTGGTTATTAATAACTTCATTGTGGGAATAATTTTGTTTGTAAGcctaaataaatattgaatgttGAGTAAATTCCTATATCGAAATATCAAAAGTCCATACTTTCCCAAAACCAAAACTTTTCCAAACtgacaaaaatctgaatattgtTTTCTAAGTTTTGATAAGTAACTTAGTGCATTAACTTGTTACACTTTGGTATTGTTTTGAGGTTCCTATATTTGCTCTATTCTCCTTTATACTTGGACTGTACAACAGTTTTTACAGCCGAGGGTTACATGTCAGCAGTAGGTGCCTTTAGAagattttataaatatataggAAAAAATGCCTTGATTCAACCAGCCATGCCATTAAGCTTACataaatgataataaatcaGGCAAGTGATAAGTGAATTTGAGTAAAGTTTAATGGTAAGGAAATCAGAGGCAGAGGTAGGCGGGTGTTCACGCCCAAATGacgcccaaacacacacacccctcacaAGTGGCTGGGACAAAGGTTGAGTTTACAAACTAGAAGTATAGatattaaaatgtttcctgttaATGATTTATTGTATTAGATGtcaatttaattcatttcaaaatacatatacaaatacaaatattacgtttttacaataaataactgaataaacaGTTGAATATAAAGTTCCATTAAAGGGCAAAAcatattctaaaaaaaaaaaagatgttacaGCAgcgattgattgatttatttcaaagaGTATCAAAATACAAACTAGTGGGTCTGCACTCTATCCATCTCTGATCTATGTCCCTCCATGGAGATGTTCATATTTCTTTCGGCAGAGCTGCCGTTGGGACAGATTGTGCTGATGTGCACGTACTGCCCATCTCGTCCTCTCTACAGGGCCTCCACGGCAAAACAAAGTTGGATGGCCGCGTTCCCTTTTGTATTCAACAACAATTTTATTACCTTTATCTTAGATTATTATGAGCCCAGCTCATTTATATTCATGTgcatgaatgaatatgaaagcAGTGTATTATATATTCTGCTGTCTTTTTCATTCCGTCGAGTAGCTATTTGCGCCTCTTACCTTCAGTAGTAACGAGGATAGGTCTGAAACGAAATGGTACCTTGCCACTACGTCATTTTCTAGAAAACACGTGATTCATCCTGTGTGTTGACGGTACCCCAGAAGGGGGAGGAGACAGGGGAGGAGCCAGTGGAGAGGTTATAAAAGCACCTACGCCATCGCATTCACTTCACCTTTCACGCACTAACTATCGGCCCCCCTTCCCCCACACCGTCCTCTGCGGCTGTTGAAGCAGTGGGTCAAACAACGACGCTAACACTGGAGCCTTAAACTTAACAACGGGGTGAGTAAACACAAGTGCATTTACGATGTCAGTTTCGCACGGTTTTTAATCCAAACTGTCTTCATGTTTTAGTATTGGCACCTAGCCTTTGTGTCTCCGAGGTAAAGCTGTCCTGAACGTGGCCTCGCGGTTTGACTGTTATGACGGGCGAGCTCGTTGGCTAAACGAGCGTTAGCCCACCGACGCCTATTGTAATCGTCTCCAATAATGCCTAATAATGCTTTTCGGCCTGTAAGCTTAGTTCATCCATCATGTAGAATCGGGTGTTTCGCCatgttgtttgaattttttttcatttttatttttatttttttgaggatttaaaaaaaaatgtcctcaaGTTAGCTGTTGATTTGAACGTCGGTGGCGTTGTGGCTGGATGTAGATTGTTTTTATTGCCTGGTGAACGTGCGACGAACTCATCTGCATTTGCTGTTATTCGCCTTTCTAAGTGTTCGTTTCAATCTGAATATCAGAGAGTAACTGAGACTGAGAGTAATACGCCATATCTGACGGATTTCCTTCGAATAACGCGTGTTGTGCCACTGcggtgttttgtgttttcaacagGGCTCCCGTTTAAAGCGCCACAGCAGCCAGCCAGCGCAGTGTGATCACTTGCGACTCTCTCTGAGACGACCCCGTTTCGGAGAAGTGCTAATTTATATCCCACAGCCACTGCACACCCAGCAAGTTGGAAACTACCACCCCAAATTGAAGCAGAATGGTGCAAAATAAAGTAACCGAAGTCACTGGATTCCACCGCTCTTTCAAGGTGAGATTTATTCATGGACAAAGGCAGCGCTACCGTCACGCCCTTGGTTAAGTCTGCATTTTAAGGGGACACGTTTCTCATAAAGTATGCCCAGAGGattttacatttctatataTAAATCTGTTGCTCTGCCAAATCTTATGGCTGACAAACATGCCATGTGGGCTGCTGACACATGTAAGTACAGCTAAGGGAAGTGTGACTTGGAATATGATAGCTGAGTGTTGAAGACCTGTCAAAACTCAAGTTTTTACAGTGACTTCAATGCACATATTGCAACAAGACCCTaacctttctttttctgtttgatgtttGGATTACTTTGTAGCTCTGCATAAATTAACGCTTTTAAGAGTTTTTACTTTGAACCTACTTTGTGGCTTCAGGGTGCAAGACAACAAATGCACAATGATCACTTGTGACTAACAACTGATGTTCTTTACTAAACAGTTAATTTATAAGATTATATACTTTAACATGCATGTGCTATCACCTAGGGCCAAAATCCTTTTGAAACAGAGGACTTCACAAAAAATGGATCTCATCTAATCGATTCATCATTTAATTTTGATTCCTCCCCAAGACATggtgagtatttatttattttttaaagctaTAATTTGGCTCTGACTGTTGTCAATGCAACCCATGATGCCTTAGTTGGTTCTTCAAtgcttgttatttatttgttacttATCAACCACAAAAATTTAATTGCCCTGATcttgtgttcatctttgtgttCTTGGGTTTATTTGGTTTCTCTCTTTACAACACACAATAAGACATGTGCTTTTCACAGATATGCCTTCCAGCCAGCCTATTGACATACCCGAtgcaaagaagagaaacaagaagaaaaagcgTTGCCGGGCAACTGACAGTTTTTCTGGACGATTTGAAGGTaagagcttttattttaattccagCCGTGTTGCTGCTCCCTTGACTGTATTAACTATTATGATTCTTCTCCTTTTTAATACAATTCAAATTTGTACTCTCCTAAACATAGCATTTTTCACCATAGATGTCTATAGGCTACAGGAAGAAGTATTAGGAGAAGGGGCTTATGCTAGAGTGCAAACATGCATCAATCTCATCACCAACAAAGAGTATGCTGTCAAGGTAAGACATTCTCATACGTTTACAAGATGTTgtgaatatatttgaaaatgtgtatTAAGTTTGCTCTAGTTTAAGCTTGTGAAAGTCGTTGCCATTTAACACCTACTTGCTGTCTGTATGGGGTACCATGGCTAGTGATTAGTATACAGATGATACATTGCAAGGACCATGCTTTCAGATCGAAGTGCTCTAATTAAATGCCTATGAACCCAGAGGGGTTGTTGCCATCACATGCCACTGAACAGATATAAAGAAGTGATGCAAGAGGATGTGTGTAATTGTATACACGCAGGCCTGTTCACTCTGTTTTTTAGAAACTGTAAGGACATTTTTAGTCCAGTggatttcttttccttttttttccccatagtTCAGTTCTCTATAGGGGATGTTTGCATGCTCTGGTCTgagtaatcttttttttttttttttccctctgtgtgtgtgtgcaccaatTGCTGCTGCTAGCAAGCTCTTCCCCTTagctgtttttagtttgttaGCCTATCAGAAGCCTGGGAGGGATGTACCCACCCCTTCACATTGCTCATACTGCCTGCAGAGGACGCTGGTAGTGGGAACATTGTGTACTGGTAACTgtgccaaaacaaaacccacatagagaggaaggaggaggtgcTGGGTGAGGGTTGTGACCTAGGGTGTTTACACTGCTTTGTTCTCCTTCTAGCTCAGTAGTCTTACTTTTTTCGATTTCCCCTCCAAATGTGGTGTGGTGTTGTGAAACATACCTTAGTCTGGTGGCTTCTTTCTCTTACTTAAATTTATAAtgccttctttctctttttcacattGTGATCCATTTTTAATAGCTTAAGTTATTAGTTCTTTAAAATTGAACAAGAACTTGTTGTACTTGCAAGTCCTTGGCCCTTAAATCAAAGCCCCCTATGGACACTGGACATGACCTTCATctagcttttttgtttttgaaatgttaacCAACCCATGTTTGCTCTTTTAATTCGGGTCAAGTTTACAACAAACTGGTCTGCTAATATTGTTTACCCTGGGGTGAGTTGGTAGATCCCTTTGGAATTTACAGGGAGGAGGGTCTGCAGTTATTGGAGGTCATTTGGGAGTCGGAGGGGGACTCATGACTGTTTCTGCCAGATGTCCTGTCTATCCCCTCCCCCCCAGACATGAGTGAGTTGCTTGTGTGGGTTCCTTGTGTTGCAATTACAACAAAAGGCAAGGACATGCAGAAGACTGTTTAGGGCATGCCCAGCCAAAAATTTCCAAATAGTTGCTACAAATTGAGTGTTTCACAGCCTGGAGTTGATCTTTGACCCCACATTGTAGCTTAGTGTCTTGTTTTTGAGCAATATACTGTGTTTCTGATCTGTGATTTGGATAATCATCCATCAGTCCGGTACCTTAGACATAACTATCCATCCAGTTAAAATGAGGATATTATGCTTTCGAGTCTTGCAGTTTCTACCTTATCAGTTGCTTATCAGTGTGGAGCTTATTGGCGTCTATTTGTGCTGCTCACGCAGACTGGAACAGCGCACAGGCTTTGGACAGCTCACAGGGCTCTTGTCTGCCCATTAATCCTAGACACACACTGCAACTCTGGCCTCATTGGGCTTCAATAGCTGCTGTAATCCAGCTACCAGGAAGAGAAACACGCACAGCCTCCCAAGCAGACAATAACTGACCATGGCTGGAAAATTCAGGCCCTTTGCTTTGCTGTCAGCAGtctatctttctgtctcttttggcAGGGTACTGTGCAGCTGGCCCCTCAGTAGTTTATTTCCAAGCAGCACAAAGTTATATTTGGAGagctgcttttttgttgttgttttgggtttgaaaGGAATACTTGATGGCTGCTTTTATTGACATAGGTCACACATGAAGGCCAAAGATAGATATGCTTTGACAGTTTGATTTTAATTCTTTTATGCATATGCATTGACAGGCATCACAGAAAGTAGGTTAAACTATCCTTGACAGGGTGGGGTAAATGTTGGCAACCAGGAAAAGTTTAGTCTGGTATGGTAACAAGACACTGTAATATATAATCTGTGCTATACTGTCTACCCTATAGTAAACATAGCAATTGGTTGGGGGTTTTGTGGTGCAGTCTGAGACTGGGGCCTTCACTCAAACATTAAGGTCCTAAGTATTGGTTCAGCTTCCCTTCAGCAATAACAGCCCTTTCAGAATTGTCTTCCATCTGATATCTGTTGAAAATACAACTGTTACACTTATTTTACCAGCCAATTATTTGTTTCCGTGGCTTATCCTTTACATTGTTCTGTTTCAGATCATTGAGAAAAGACCAGGTCACAGCCGCAGCCGTGTCTTCCGTGAGGTTGAAATGCTATACCAATGCCAGGGCCACAGGTAATGTCCCTCTGTCCATTATGCTACTTGACAGATGTATGTAAAAACATACTGCAGTACAGAGTGTGTACTTGGTGCAGTGACCCATTTTGTGCTGTGCCATATTAGCACCTCAAATGCGGACATTGGAGGACATTACCCCTGCTTCATAttacccttttcttttttgaaggAACATCCTAGAGCTGGTGGAGTTCTTTGAGGAAGAAGACAAATTTTACCTGGTGTTTGAAAAACTCAGAGGAGGTCAGTAAATTATAGCTGCTGCTAAATGCCTGCATTAAatccttttgtttatttttttaaacattccaGTAATGGATGATCTCTCTCAGGGAAGTTTGTGCCTGTGTGACAGTCCAGTCTGTGCCTTTTTTGCTTGTAACTAgaactgctgtgttttgtcccccccccctcccactaGGCTCAGTTTTGGCCCACATTCACAAGAGGCAGCACTTCAGTGAGCAGGAAGCCAGTGTTGTTGTGCAGGACATTGCCAGCGCACTAGATTTCCTACATAACAAGGGTAAgaccactttttaaaaataggcaaaaatttaattaatcataattattaccaaaaacaaaatgcagtggACTGTACAATGGGTATTGATTTAGCATTTAGGGACGATATCTTTGAATAAAATAACTAAGGGACCATATTCATCTTTATTAAATGAAGCGTCTTATGAGttcttattttcacatttcagtaagGTACTCCAATAGATTGGTCTAAAATATCTCCTGTTAAACCGGCTACTTATTAGACAGGAAACAAACTACACAAAGTCTAACGATGCTTTGTATGGTTAAATGGGCagtaatggtaaaaaaaaaaacaagctgaattTACATGAGACTTTGCAAAATGTGTTAGTAGGTAAGatgaagggagaaaaacaaaatcaagtaAACTCAGAAGTTGCAACTCGACGTGAGGTCTAAAATCCAGGTTCTAGCAAACTATATACAGCAAAGAGTACAGATTTCTTTGTTCGACAAAGGTGAGTTAATGTACAGCATTACAGCTTGCTATAATGGCATAACTGTTTGAGAAGGTGCAGTCCTCTTGATCCAGTGTGTGGTGGAGAGGGTGGTTAGGATTATCCATTATGGATAGCAATATATTTGGAAAATTTGAACTTTATAATACAGTGTTGGGATGAAGATAAATTTTGCAATGTATAGATGTGAatactttcattatttttcaggAATGGCACATAGAGACCTGAAACCTGAAAACATTCTATGTGAGAGTGCAGACAAGGTGAGATTACTGCAAACATGTTTGATCTCAAACGGTTCAAAGAGCAACACGTATCATTACATGTTGCTCTAAAATTATGTTATAAATGTTGGTAATCATAAAGGGCAATAGAATGACAAATATGTTCTCACAGGTGAATATTCTACATCAATTGTACcaaattaatgtgttttttaaacGACTCTGTACTTGTATTTCTTTGCCAGATTTCCCCAGTCAAGATCTGTGACTTTGACTTGGGCAGTGGGATCAAGCTGAACAGTGACAGCTCACCCATCTCCACCCCTGAGCTCCTCACCCCTGTAAGTTAAGATGCTTATCATGCTTGCCTAGTTTGCCTTAGAATTTCAGCACCTTTAGGGAGAAAATTGCAACTTAAGGGCAATCAAATAGTTATTCAAAGCTTGGAAGAGTGCTCTCTTAGTGTGAGTAACATTTCCCTGTTAATTGTTGTGGATAAGAGAGGTGATTTCATGCTGTAAAACGTCTTTATCAAGTCAGTTGGTTAACTGTTTGGCAGGCCTTAGTGCTGTTAGGTGTGGGACAGCTTGCTTAATAGAGGCAAATATTACTGTTGGGAGGTTGAGGTCCATTATTTGGATCATTCAATGGGTGGTTTCTCTGAAATGGTGTCATGTTACTTTCTGTCAGGCCTTGTCTGGCAGCATTTACCCTCCCCTATCAAGGGGAAGTATCAATGTTAGATAGCCCTCAGTTTAACGACCATGTTCTGTTATCAGTTGCAAATATTTAGGACCATGAGATTGGGGCAGCTATGACCGTTTAACCCTCCTGCTGTCATCACAACTGAAAGAGACACAGCCCAGAAAAGGAGAACTTTTGTAACCTTGAAGGAGAATGGTAAAGTTGAACTGGCAATCTTTCTAATCGTGTCAACACAACTCAGTGCATTGGTTGTCTGAGGGACTGAATAGATTGATCAGAGCAGGTGAAGGGTAGTTCTTTGATACCTGGAAGTAAAGTAGTGGggtgggtgttttttgtttttactggtAACCACATCTTTAGCAGAACTAATGGACAGAGTGCCAATCACTGGACTACACAAAAGCGTTTTGGAGCAAAGACACCTCATTTGTTTAGACAAATGAATTTGAAAGATGAtagtctgtgtgctgtgtgttgtaCAGGGGTTTTTGAACTTAACACAAGACCAATCCAAACCAAGAATTTTGTGGGGGGGTGTCATTCAAGGCGAGGCAAAAAGGGATAGTCATGGAATGAAATGGGTTGTAGGCAATGCATTGTGATGTTTGTTTAAGTCCGTATCATATCGAGGAGTGATATTgaaatcacaacacaaactcGTTTCATTCCTTTCTCTgtgatttcagaaaaaaaaatacattcttcTGTTTAGTCTCCGCCCAGTGGCCACAGCCACATCATGTGGTGGTTTGTGCTTTCTTTATGTGCTTTATAGAAAGGCTGTGCATAAGGCTTGTTCTAGAAATTTTACTCTTTCACACATGCTCCTAGCAACTGAGGTGTGATTGGCTACAtagtgggagggggaggggaacTGGGAGGAACAAATATCCAGGCTGATCATGCGCTCTGGCTTGTTTTCTTTGCCCTGATCACAGGAACAATGTTATCTGATTTTCATCTCACTTTTGGCACTCTCACCCTGCCCCCCTCATTTTCTCACATTCCTTCAGTTGCTTTTGCACAATGTGACGTGTTTCATTTATTCCCCAACTTCTCAAGTATTTTTGAATCAACTCTATCTTAAAGCTGTTAAAATATACAGGGTTATTGGGGAAATTTCTTAGTGCTCTTCAATAGAAATATCCATACTGCTTGATAGAGGCAATGGACCTTCTCTAGGAAAAAGCTATTTCTAGCTTACTAAGAACACTGCACATGTGACTGCCTACCCATCTGCTTGGcatgaaataaatctgactgTTAAAATGTCATTGCTCATGTTCAGCAGCTGTGAACTGGGTGGAACTGCAACATGAAGAGACCAAACATCAGCAGCTTAGACGATCAAAAAATTATGTATGTACGTGTATGAGGACAATACAAGCCGCTCCCTGCCCTGTAAGCCTCTGCAGATAATACTGTAGTTTACAAATGGCGATGTTTCATCAGTTGTCATTTGGCCTCACTAGTCACATGGTTTCGGGAAAGCCCCAGGTTATGATGCAACAGATTCTGCGGTAACACTAGCTGATTAGCTAACAATCTCCTATTTGTGGGAAGTTTAGGTAAGGAATACAGCTGATGCAAGGGTACCAGGTGGTTGCAACAGCAtcactggatgaaaaaaaatgttagttaGGATTTGAGTCTGTTTGAAGACTGTGCCCTTTTTTTAGCTCCTTGTTGTGGGAGTTGCTGGCCGTCCTGGCCTAGGTCTTGATCACAAATTCTCTGACAGGGTATTTAGCAGCATTTAAGCAAAATTTGCTGAGATGTGTTTTTGATTGTAATCATAATGCCTTTCAATTTTAGGATCACTTAGTAGGCaaaatcttgtgtgtgtgtggcagcagtaTGTGGCCTGCTTGTCTGTGGAGGCAGTCACCCCAGACATGTTGTTGTTAGTAGATATGTGGGGGTTGGGATTTTCTCTTCAACAGAAGCAGCTTTGTCTGAGATTCCTCTGCAGCAAATTTTATTACATAAGGGTGCAGCAGGGTGGAGGTGGAGTTAGGAGACTGCTGGAATAGGCTGCTGGGACACAATGGGATGTCAGCTCAATATAAACATCATCACATATGAAAGACAGGGTAAAGGCTGGAGGGGTTTTCTATATGCATGTTTTAACTAAGACAAatacttgaaaataaaatgcttcacTTCTTTTGCTTTGCAAATAACTGATCAGGCAAGGAATACACGAAGAGTTGCTCTCACAGCTAATTCTCAGAGTTAATCAGAAGTTGTCTGTTGGGGACCCTCTCTAAATCTCAAAGATCAATTAATCTAGTATGTagaaattaaaagaataaaatagtAATACACTCTCAAATATGTGTCCTGTTGTGCAacatgctgttcttttttttttttttttttttttttttttttttggttcctaAAACAGCATTTAGTATTTCTATCTCCAAGTTATATAACTGGCAAGGGCTCAACCTAGTCTCTGCAGGAGAGCCAGTCCTCTTTTCCTTGCTCAGTGTTTGGCCTAATTCTCTTTTTTGCTACACAACAAGGTACTGTCAAAACTGAGCCTTGTGTAGAGTTGAATAGTCAAAAGTAAAAACTCATAGTTGTTAGTTACTCACGCTGACCTGCTTTGTTATTGCCAGTCTTCACTATTTTAGCCTTTTATCATGCAGTTGTTCACAATGTACCTATTAATTGTCCTTAAAACATTAAGAAAAGCTGTATAGTACATTTTAAGCAGAACTGTCACTGTAGAAAGGCATGTGACTGTCATTCATGCACCCCCACCTGGAACTGTGTAGCCGAAGAGTACACCCTGACCCTATCAAATACAAGGTATCAACTAAATGGGGACATGTGGATTGCAGCAGCCAAGGGAAACCAAGgaaccccccctttttttttttctctcctttaccCCTTTTCTGCTGTAGATTTTTCCAATTCATATCATCCTTGGGGCTAAcagcgttgtttttttttccctccatgttTCTTTGACAGTGTGGCTCAGCAGAATACATGGCACCTGAGGTGGTAGAGGCCTTCAGTGAGGAGGCAACAATTTATGACAAGCGCTGTGACCTGTGGAGCCTTGGAGTCATTCTCTACATTATGCTGAGTGGCTATCCACCTTTTGTAGGACGCTGTGGTGGTGACTGTGGCTGGGAATTAGGGGAACCCTGCCACACTTGCCAGGTAAGAATGTGAAACTCTACACCCTTTTCTGTATCATGGATTTGAAATTGATGGCCTACCTGTCAATTCTTCTCTTTTCCACTCAGATTAAGGAAATTTATGGTTATTTTATATCGTTTACAGAACACATTATTTGAGAGCATACAGGAAGGAAAGTACGAGTTTCCAGAGAAGGACTGGGCTCACATCTCCTCAAGTGCCAAAGACCTAATATCCAAACTTCTCGTTCGGGATGCCAAAAACCGCTTGAGTGCCAGTCAGGTGCTGCAGCATCCCTGGGTGCAGGGGGTAAGTCTAAAGCCATCAAACCATATCATAAATTTTGACTAAAAattatgttttgcattttggtTCCAGCCAataaacatttttgtctttAGGGGGCCTCTGACACTTTGTCAACATCCATCCTGCATCAAAGGTATTTAATATTGAACTTGCAGCCTCAGATTAttcaattattcatattttctgtttaataTGACCTTCACATTGCCTCTCATTTCTTCCATTAGAACCAGCAATGCCAGGGATTTGACATTCTTTGCTGACAAAGCCATGGCAGTTAACAGACAGTTGGCTGAACGGGATGGCATGGaagatcagcagcagcaggaagtccCATTTGTAGTTACTGCTACTGGCTCTTCTATGCgcctttctcctccttccaaCTCCAAGCTGGCCAGACGCAGGCAAAGAAGCAGCCAGCCCAAGGGAGggcctgtctctgctgcagagctgcgTCAGCTCTTGGCTCCTCTGGTTATTGTAGGAGACTGTGCCTGATCTTGGTCTGCCTTGACCAAGTCCAGATCTGAGATTTCCCTGAGGCTCTCCCTCCCCAGTTCCTGGGCCCTCTCCTTGAATTTAGCTGGTCTTGGCTCTTTGCCATTCAGGCTTTATTGCCTCTCTATAAAGGGGGATGTTGCTTGCAGCCCCTCCTTCAAATGCCTTCTGCCCTACTGCAGCACTTCTGAAGCACATTAGCCAAGGGCCTGCATatagcaaacacacaaatgtgcatgtCCAGGTTGGGGAGGTGGCCCAGTTAAATAtttgggagggagagagaagtattttgctttttttttttttttttttttttccttctctccttttttttttggtttactACTCAGTTCAGAAGAAATCAGAACACTGCAAAACTAAGCTCAGACACCAAAGGACAACCTGTTGTGCTGCTCCCATGTTACAGCTGGATCCACTGTGAATTAAGTTATCTGGAATGTTCTCTTTGcctgtatgtgtatgcatgaaTGGCCCATCTGCAGATACATACAAGCTTATGCAATATGCCAAGATGAAGGCTGTACCTGTCTTGAAGGGATTCAGTATAAGGAATAGGAATGGCTGTAAGCCCATGCTGTCCGTGCCTGGTGCGGTCCATAATGTGGTGGGGGGCCTcctcaaaaaaattatttttttttttctttctttctttcttcaattTATGATCAATTCCTCACAACTGAGCCTCCTGTGTAAATGTCTGGGATGAACTTCATCCTTCTTCATCCTACTTGGTGACCATGCACTTAATGATCTAAAAGCAAAGAATGTTTCAGTAGCCAGCGAACCAATGTTACGCCAATGCata contains:
- the mknk2b gene encoding MAP kinase-interacting serine/threonine-protein kinase 2b yields the protein MVQNKVTEVTGFHRSFKGQNPFETEDFTKNGSHLIDSSFNFDSSPRHDMPSSQPIDIPDAKKRNKKKKRCRATDSFSGRFEDVYRLQEEVLGEGAYARVQTCINLITNKEYAVKIIEKRPGHSRSRVFREVEMLYQCQGHRNILELVEFFEEEDKFYLVFEKLRGGSVLAHIHKRQHFSEQEASVVVQDIASALDFLHNKGMAHRDLKPENILCESADKISPVKICDFDLGSGIKLNSDSSPISTPELLTPCGSAEYMAPEVVEAFSEEATIYDKRCDLWSLGVILYIMLSGYPPFVGRCGGDCGWELGEPCHTCQNTLFESIQEGKYEFPEKDWAHISSSAKDLISKLLVRDAKNRLSASQVLQHPWVQGGASDTLSTSILHQRTSNARDLTFFADKAMAVNRQLAERDGMEDQQQQEVPFVVTATGSSMRLSPPSNSKLARRRQRSSQPKGGPVSAAELRQLLAPLVIVGDCA